From the genome of Variovorax sp. RA8, one region includes:
- a CDS encoding alpha/beta hydrolase, whose product MSSRAFRIALSASAAAIGSIAAYWALLAARQGHILFNARKHPVVHLSDDFSTYSHTVPGGMVRGYVYHPHGEEALQDLFIYFAGRGEDVRATAQALHWLPDGFGFAAINYRGVADSEGHPSELASVQDASQFANHLRRALPHARLHVVGRSLGTGVAIQLVARQEFSSLQLVTPYDSMLEVAKKRFPLVPLSLLLRHQFNSLTHCKEVAAKTQVLLAERDDVVLPERSQKLIAAWPTPVSVQTITGSDHHNIMGLEATWLHLVDFALTAILPEPKAA is encoded by the coding sequence TTGTCATCCAGAGCCTTTCGCATAGCACTCTCGGCTTCGGCCGCCGCCATCGGCAGCATCGCGGCCTACTGGGCCCTCCTGGCGGCGCGCCAAGGGCATATCCTGTTCAACGCCCGCAAGCACCCCGTCGTCCACCTGTCCGACGACTTTTCCACCTATTCGCACACCGTGCCGGGCGGGATGGTGCGCGGCTACGTCTACCACCCCCATGGCGAGGAAGCGCTGCAGGACCTGTTCATCTACTTCGCGGGTCGCGGCGAGGATGTCCGCGCCACGGCGCAGGCGCTGCACTGGCTTCCGGACGGCTTCGGATTCGCGGCGATCAACTATCGCGGGGTGGCCGACTCCGAGGGGCACCCCTCCGAGCTGGCCTCCGTGCAGGACGCGAGCCAGTTTGCCAATCACTTGCGACGGGCCCTCCCGCACGCGCGCCTGCACGTCGTCGGTCGAAGCCTGGGAACGGGGGTGGCCATTCAGCTGGTGGCGCGGCAGGAATTCTCGAGCCTGCAGCTGGTCACGCCCTACGACTCGATGCTCGAGGTGGCGAAGAAGCGCTTCCCGCTCGTTCCGCTTTCGCTGTTGCTGCGGCACCAGTTCAATTCCCTGACGCACTGCAAGGAAGTCGCCGCGAAAACCCAGGTCCTCCTGGCCGAGCGGGACGACGTGGTGCTGCCGGAGCGCTCGCAGAAGCTCATCGCGGCCTGGCCGACGCCCGTCAGCGTGCAGACGATCACCGGCTCCGACCACCACAACATCATGGGCCTCGAAGCGACCTGGCTCCATCTCGTCGACTTCGCGCTGACGGCCATCCTCCCGGAGCCGAAGGCGGCATGA
- a CDS encoding DciA family protein, whose protein sequence is MNRRLHPLTLQQAAEDSPTLASLMARARDASERLQAIQELIPPEMRSAVQAGPVEGNTWCLLVRGSAAAAKLRQLVPALQARLKSRGWADVTLRLKVHTRH, encoded by the coding sequence ATGAACCGTCGTCTCCACCCCCTCACCTTGCAGCAAGCCGCCGAGGATTCGCCCACGCTGGCCAGCCTGATGGCGCGCGCGCGCGACGCCTCCGAACGGCTCCAGGCCATTCAGGAGCTGATCCCGCCCGAGATGCGCTCCGCAGTCCAGGCCGGACCGGTGGAAGGCAACACCTGGTGCCTGCTGGTGCGAGGCAGTGCCGCGGCGGCCAAGCTGCGGCAGCTGGTGCCTGCGCTCCAGGCGCGGTTGAAATCAAGGGGCTGGGCCGACGTCACCCTGCGGCTGAAGGTCCATACCCGCCACTGA
- the secA gene encoding preprotein translocase subunit SecA, which produces MATNFLTQIFGSRNDRLLKQYRKTVDRINALEPGFEKLSDDALRAKTQEFKDRLGRGETLDDLLPEAFAVVREGSKRVMKMRHFDVQLLGGMALHFGKIAEMRTGEGKTLTATLPVYLNALTGKGVHVVTVNDYLANRDARWMGRLYNFLGLTVGINLPQMPREEKQQAYGSDITYGTNNEYGFDYLRDNMVYETQDRVQRGLNYAIVDEVDSILIDEARTPLIISGQAEDHTELYLAINKVVPLLTRQEGEADPRTGEGVTKPGDFTVDEKTHQVFLTEDGHEKAERVLSEFKLLPEGASLYDPANITLMHHLNAALRARHLYHRDQHYVVQQGEVVIVDEFTGRLMTGRRWSDGLHQAVEAKEGVEIQAENQTLASITFQNYFRLYAKLAGMTGTADTEAYEFQEIYGLETMIIPPNRPSRREDQLDRVYKTTREKYEAAIQDIRECYERGQPVLVGTSSIENSEIIDELLTQADLPHQVLNAKQHAREAEIVAQAGRTKMITIATNMAGRGTDIVLGGNVEKAIEAVEIDEVMDPATKASEIARLRADWEKDHEFIKSVGGLRIIATERHESRRIDNQLRGRSGRQGDPGSSRFYLSLDDPLMRIFAGDRVKAIMDRLKMPDGEAIEAGIVTRSIESAQRKVEARNFDIRKQLLEYDDVSNDQRKVIYQQRNDILDAGDLTAQIEALREGCFTDLVRQYVPAESVEEQWDLAGLEKTLASEWSIDIPLQKEVEAATAMSDDDIVERVIAAANEAFNAKVALIGQENFTQFERMVLLQSIDTHWREHLASLDYLRQGIHLRGYAQKQPKQEYKREAFELFGQLLDSVKNEVTRQLMTVRVQSTEQLEQAAEAMESRGENLANITYSAPTETGEVEIRVDEESQRRLAAMATGGLPAGAAAFARVGRNDPCPCGSGKKFKHCHGKLS; this is translated from the coding sequence ATGGCAACCAATTTCCTGACCCAGATCTTCGGCAGTCGCAACGACCGGCTCCTCAAGCAGTACCGCAAGACGGTCGATCGCATCAATGCGCTCGAGCCGGGCTTCGAGAAGCTCAGCGATGACGCATTGCGTGCGAAGACCCAGGAGTTCAAGGACCGGCTGGGACGGGGCGAGACCCTTGACGATCTGCTGCCCGAAGCCTTCGCCGTCGTGCGCGAAGGCTCCAAGCGCGTGATGAAGATGCGCCACTTCGACGTGCAGCTGCTGGGCGGCATGGCGCTGCATTTCGGCAAGATCGCCGAGATGCGCACCGGCGAAGGCAAGACCCTCACCGCCACGCTGCCGGTGTATCTCAATGCGCTGACCGGCAAGGGTGTGCACGTGGTGACGGTGAACGACTACCTCGCCAACCGGGACGCCCGCTGGATGGGCCGCCTCTACAACTTCCTCGGGCTCACGGTCGGCATCAACCTGCCGCAGATGCCGCGCGAGGAGAAGCAGCAGGCCTACGGCAGCGACATCACCTACGGCACCAACAACGAGTACGGCTTCGACTACCTGCGCGACAACATGGTCTACGAGACGCAGGACCGGGTGCAGCGCGGGCTGAACTACGCCATCGTCGACGAGGTGGACTCGATCCTGATCGACGAGGCGCGCACCCCGCTGATCATCAGCGGCCAGGCCGAGGACCACACCGAGCTCTATCTGGCGATCAACAAGGTCGTGCCGCTGCTCACCCGCCAGGAAGGCGAGGCCGATCCGCGCACCGGCGAAGGCGTGACCAAGCCGGGCGACTTCACGGTCGACGAAAAGACGCACCAGGTGTTCCTGACCGAGGATGGCCACGAGAAGGCCGAGCGTGTCCTTTCCGAGTTCAAGCTGCTGCCCGAGGGCGCCTCGCTCTACGATCCGGCCAACATCACGCTGATGCATCACCTCAATGCGGCGCTGCGTGCGCGGCATCTCTACCACCGCGACCAGCACTACGTGGTGCAGCAGGGCGAGGTGGTGATCGTCGACGAGTTCACCGGCCGCCTGATGACCGGGCGCCGCTGGAGCGACGGCCTGCACCAGGCCGTGGAAGCCAAGGAAGGCGTGGAGATCCAGGCCGAGAACCAGACCCTCGCCTCGATCACCTTCCAGAACTACTTCCGCCTCTACGCCAAGCTGGCGGGCATGACCGGCACGGCCGACACCGAGGCCTACGAATTCCAGGAGATCTACGGCCTGGAAACCATGATCATCCCGCCCAACCGCCCGAGCAGGCGCGAGGACCAGCTCGACCGCGTCTACAAGACCACGCGCGAGAAATACGAGGCGGCCATCCAGGACATCCGCGAGTGCTACGAGCGTGGCCAGCCGGTGCTGGTGGGCACCTCGTCCATCGAGAACTCCGAGATCATCGACGAGCTGCTCACCCAGGCCGACCTGCCGCACCAGGTCCTCAATGCCAAGCAGCATGCGCGCGAGGCCGAGATCGTGGCCCAGGCGGGCCGGACCAAGATGATCACCATCGCGACCAACATGGCCGGCCGCGGCACCGACATCGTGCTCGGCGGCAACGTCGAGAAGGCGATCGAGGCGGTCGAGATCGACGAGGTGATGGACCCTGCCACCAAGGCGTCCGAGATCGCGCGCCTGCGCGCCGATTGGGAGAAGGACCACGAGTTCATCAAATCGGTCGGCGGCCTGCGCATCATCGCCACCGAGCGCCACGAATCGCGGCGCATCGACAACCAGCTGCGCGGCCGCTCGGGCCGCCAGGGCGACCCCGGCTCCTCGCGCTTCTACCTGAGCCTGGACGACCCGCTGATGCGCATCTTCGCGGGCGACCGCGTCAAGGCCATCATGGACCGCCTCAAGATGCCGGACGGCGAGGCGATCGAGGCCGGCATCGTCACCCGCAGCATCGAGAGCGCGCAGCGCAAGGTCGAGGCGCGCAACTTCGACATCCGCAAGCAGCTGCTGGAGTACGACGACGTCTCGAACGACCAGCGCAAGGTGATCTACCAGCAGCGCAACGACATCCTCGATGCCGGCGACCTCACGGCCCAGATCGAGGCCCTGCGCGAGGGCTGCTTCACCGACCTGGTCCGCCAGTACGTGCCGGCCGAATCGGTCGAGGAGCAGTGGGACCTGGCTGGCCTCGAGAAGACGCTCGCGAGCGAGTGGAGCATCGACATCCCGCTGCAGAAGGAAGTGGAAGCCGCCACCGCCATGAGCGACGACGACATCGTCGAGAGGGTGATCGCCGCGGCCAACGAGGCCTTCAACGCCAAGGTGGCCCTGATCGGCCAGGAGAACTTCACGCAGTTCGAGCGGATGGTGCTGCTGCAGAGCATCGATACCCACTGGCGCGAGCACCTGGCCTCGCTGGACTACTTGCGCCAGGGCATCCACCTGCGCGGCTATGCGCAGAAGCAGCCCAAGCAGGAATACAAGCGCGAGGCCTTCGAACTCTTCGGCCAGCTGCTCGATTCCGTCAAGAACGAAGTCACGCGCCAGCTGATGACGGTTCGCGTCCAGTCCACCGAGCAGCTGGAGCAGGCCGCCGAGGCCATGGAAAGCCGCGGTGAGAACCTGGCCAACATCACCTACAGCGCGCCGACCGAGACCGGCGAGGTGGAGATCCGCGTCGACGAGGAAAGCCAGCGCCGCCTGGCGGCAATGGCCACCGGCGGCCTGCCGGCGGGTGCCGCTGCCTTCGCGCGCGTGGGCCGCAACGATCCCTGCCCCTGCGGAAGCGGCAAGAAATTCAAGCACTGCCACGGCAAGCTCAGCTGA
- the argJ gene encoding bifunctional glutamate N-acetyltransferase/amino-acid acetyltransferase ArgJ, which translates to MPVNLSAPDPAALHAVPGIRIGVAEAGVRKANRKDLTVVLIDEGAAVGGVFTQNRFCAAPVQVCREHLQKDFGIRAMLINTGNANAGTGEDGLARTRATCIALARKLEVAPEQILPFSTGVIMEPLPIDRIEAGLPAALADAQPDHWARAAEGIMTTDTVPKAFSRQVQIGGATVTITGISKGAGMIRPNMATMLGFMATDAKIAPALMQPLTKALADASFNRVTIDGDTSTNDSFVVIATQKAAHAAIDSLDSADGCALVEAMQAVARQLAQAIVRDGEGATKFITVRVEGGRDAAECRQVAYAVAHSPLVKTAFYASDPNLGRILAAVGYAGIADLDQTGIDLYLDDVHVAVKGGRNPSYREEDGQRVMKQSEIVVRIALGRGEAADTVWTCDLSHDYVSINADYRS; encoded by the coding sequence ATGCCCGTGAATCTCTCCGCCCCCGACCCCGCCGCACTGCACGCGGTGCCCGGCATCCGCATCGGCGTGGCCGAAGCGGGCGTGCGCAAGGCCAACCGCAAGGACCTGACGGTCGTGCTGATCGACGAAGGCGCCGCGGTCGGCGGCGTGTTCACGCAGAACCGCTTCTGCGCCGCGCCGGTCCAGGTCTGCCGCGAGCACCTGCAGAAGGACTTCGGCATCCGCGCGATGCTGATCAACACCGGCAACGCGAATGCCGGCACCGGCGAGGACGGGCTGGCGCGCACCCGCGCCACCTGCATCGCGCTGGCCCGCAAGCTCGAGGTGGCGCCCGAGCAGATCCTGCCCTTCTCGACCGGCGTGATCATGGAGCCGCTGCCCATCGACCGCATCGAGGCCGGCCTGCCGGCCGCGCTGGCCGATGCGCAGCCCGACCATTGGGCGCGCGCCGCCGAAGGCATCATGACCACCGACACCGTGCCCAAGGCCTTCAGCCGGCAGGTGCAGATCGGCGGCGCGACCGTCACCATCACCGGCATCAGCAAGGGCGCCGGGATGATCCGGCCCAACATGGCGACCATGCTGGGCTTCATGGCGACCGACGCGAAGATCGCACCGGCCCTGATGCAGCCGCTGACCAAGGCCCTGGCCGACGCTTCCTTCAACCGCGTGACCATCGACGGCGACACCTCGACCAACGATTCCTTCGTGGTGATCGCGACGCAGAAGGCCGCGCATGCCGCCATCGATTCGCTCGATTCGGCCGATGGCTGCGCGCTGGTCGAGGCCATGCAGGCGGTCGCCCGCCAGCTGGCCCAGGCCATCGTGCGCGACGGCGAGGGCGCCACCAAGTTCATCACCGTGCGCGTGGAGGGCGGCCGCGATGCCGCCGAGTGCCGGCAGGTGGCCTATGCGGTCGCGCACTCGCCGCTGGTCAAGACCGCCTTCTATGCGAGCGACCCGAACCTCGGGCGTATCCTGGCGGCGGTCGGCTACGCGGGCATCGCCGATCTCGACCAGACCGGCATCGATCTCTACCTCGACGACGTGCATGTGGCCGTCAAGGGCGGGCGCAATCCGAGCTATCGCGAGGAAGACGGCCAGCGCGTGATGAAGCAGAGCGAGATCGTCGTGCGCATCGCGCTCGGTCGCGGCGAAGCCGCGGACACGGTGTGGACCTGCGACCTGAGCCATGACTACGTGTCGATCAACGCCGACTACAGGTCATGA
- a CDS encoding ATP-binding protein — MNEKFERLIERAEQLIGRIESILPQPLAAPADWNASIAWRYRRRSSGHGTLEPVRHLAPMPLEALKEIDVQKEKIERNTRQFVEGKPANNVLLTGARGTGKSSLIRACLHAYAPQGLRLIEVDKAELTDLPDIVEVVSQRSEKFIVFSDDLSFDEGEPGYKALKSILDGSVAAATPNVLIYATSNRRHLLPEYMKDNLSYTHTEDGEVHPGEVIEEKISLSERFGLWVSFYPFSQNEYLAIVAQWLSSFGADAKTIEGARAEALVWALERGSRSGRVAYQFARDYAGRH; from the coding sequence ATGAATGAGAAGTTCGAACGCCTGATCGAGCGCGCCGAGCAATTGATCGGCCGCATCGAATCCATCCTTCCCCAGCCGCTCGCGGCGCCCGCCGACTGGAACGCCTCCATTGCCTGGCGTTACCGCCGCCGCAGCTCGGGCCATGGCACGCTGGAGCCGGTGCGCCACCTGGCGCCCATGCCGCTCGAAGCGCTGAAGGAAATCGATGTCCAGAAGGAAAAGATCGAGCGCAACACGCGCCAGTTCGTCGAGGGCAAGCCGGCCAACAACGTGCTGCTGACCGGCGCCCGCGGCACCGGAAAGTCCTCGCTGATCCGCGCCTGCCTTCATGCCTATGCGCCGCAGGGCCTGCGCCTGATCGAGGTCGACAAGGCGGAGCTGACCGACCTGCCCGACATCGTCGAGGTGGTGTCGCAGCGATCCGAGAAGTTCATCGTCTTCAGCGACGACCTGAGCTTCGACGAGGGCGAGCCGGGCTACAAGGCACTCAAATCCATCCTCGACGGCTCGGTGGCCGCGGCCACGCCCAACGTGCTGATCTACGCGACCAGCAACCGGCGCCACCTCCTGCCCGAGTACATGAAGGACAACCTCAGCTACACCCACACCGAGGACGGCGAGGTGCACCCGGGCGAGGTGATCGAGGAGAAGATCTCGCTGTCGGAGCGCTTCGGCCTGTGGGTGAGCTTCTACCCCTTCAGCCAGAACGAGTACCTCGCGATCGTCGCGCAGTGGCTGTCCTCCTTCGGCGCCGATGCGAAGACCATCGAAGGCGCACGTGCCGAGGCCCTGGTCTGGGCGCTGGAGCGCGGTTCGCGCAGCGGGCGCGTCGCCTACCAGTTCGCGCGCGACTACGCCGGGCGGCACTGA
- a CDS encoding NUDIX domain-containing protein — MADQRKHTEVAVGILIREEDEALLLSTRPEGKPYAGYWEFPGGKIESGESIEQALRRELHEELGITIGAAEVWKTTEHDYPHALVRLHWCKVRAWQGEFEMREGQAMRWQQLPLSVTPVLPGALPVLDWLAQERGLPGPAY, encoded by the coding sequence ATGGCGGACCAACGCAAGCACACCGAGGTGGCGGTCGGCATCCTGATCCGCGAGGAAGACGAGGCACTGCTGCTGTCGACCCGCCCCGAGGGCAAGCCCTATGCCGGCTACTGGGAGTTCCCGGGCGGCAAGATCGAGAGCGGCGAGTCCATCGAGCAGGCGTTGCGGCGCGAGCTGCACGAGGAGCTGGGCATCACCATCGGCGCCGCCGAGGTCTGGAAGACCACCGAGCACGACTACCCGCACGCGCTGGTGCGCCTGCACTGGTGCAAGGTGCGCGCGTGGCAGGGCGAGTTCGAGATGCGCGAAGGCCAGGCCATGCGCTGGCAGCAGTTGCCGCTGTCGGTGACGCCGGTGCTGCCGGGTGCCTTGCCGGTGCTCGACTGGCTGGCGCAGGAGCGCGGCCTGCCCGGGCCTGCCTACTGA
- a CDS encoding DNA gyrase inhibitor YacG, whose amino-acid sequence MATSKKTAAGERIVRCPACGNDSVYGPSNPYRPFCSARCKGIDLGAWATEEFRMPAEAPPDDEAFGDPKLQ is encoded by the coding sequence ATGGCGACGAGCAAGAAGACAGCCGCCGGCGAGCGCATCGTGCGCTGTCCGGCCTGCGGCAACGACAGCGTCTATGGGCCGAGCAACCCCTACCGCCCCTTCTGTAGCGCACGCTGCAAGGGCATCGACCTCGGCGCCTGGGCCACCGAGGAGTTCCGCATGCCGGCGGAGGCCCCGCCCGACGACGAGGCCTTCGGCGACCCCAAGCTTCAGTAG
- the zapD gene encoding cell division protein ZapD encodes MILYEYPFNERIRTYLRLEHLFRRLGELVPADSPLSHHYALVTIFEIMDVAARADLKADVLRDLDKHKNVFNGYRGNPAISEAVLDQIVAKLESNFATLNTIPGKAGQALTENEWLMSIRSRASIPGGTCEFDLPAYYAWQHRQAHERRADLERWSSTLAPLAESIYLLLKLLRDADVPYKVIATGGQFQQTLPQGRSFQLLRLRIDPRLGLIPEISGNRLMVSVRLMRHEADDRLHQSTEDTPFELTLCA; translated from the coding sequence GTGATCCTCTACGAATACCCCTTCAACGAGCGCATCCGGACCTACCTGCGGCTGGAGCACCTGTTTCGCCGCCTCGGCGAGCTGGTACCCGCCGACTCGCCCCTGTCCCACCACTACGCGCTGGTCACGATCTTCGAGATCATGGATGTGGCTGCGCGCGCCGACCTCAAGGCCGACGTGCTGCGCGACCTGGACAAGCACAAGAACGTCTTCAACGGCTACCGCGGCAACCCCGCGATTTCCGAGGCGGTGCTGGACCAGATCGTCGCCAAGCTCGAAAGCAACTTCGCGACGCTCAACACGATTCCGGGCAAGGCCGGACAGGCGCTGACCGAGAACGAGTGGCTGATGAGCATCCGCAGCCGCGCCAGCATTCCCGGCGGCACCTGCGAGTTCGACCTGCCCGCCTACTACGCCTGGCAGCACCGCCAGGCCCATGAGCGCCGCGCCGACCTGGAACGCTGGTCCTCCACGCTTGCGCCGCTGGCCGAATCGATCTACCTGCTGCTGAAGCTGCTGCGCGATGCCGACGTGCCCTACAAGGTGATCGCCACCGGCGGCCAATTCCAGCAGACCCTGCCGCAGGGCCGCAGCTTCCAGCTGCTGCGGCTGCGCATCGATCCGCGGCTGGGCCTCATCCCCGAGATCAGCGGCAATCGCCTGATGGTGTCTGTGCGGCTGATGCGCCACGAAGCCGACGACCGCCTGCACCAGAGCACGGAGGACACGCCCTTCGAGCTCACGCTCTGCGCTTGA
- a CDS encoding HAD family hydrolase, with protein sequence MTLAKVWLRIFVTGYVAVFAMWLVSLTTLPPYGDLTRIGHLAEEDFGWTKPAPTVDPAYLKAAPVDQADILVIGDSFSMTLYWQASLVKAGYRVATTYWGQYGTVMCKDFDQWLQRAGFKGKLIIFESVERLLDERTVSGQACDKVVKPFESRLEPFVKPAALPGPDALPNWTARFDTGPEAYYNSWRAKKSSVDLLFNKNTWVRSFPGGCKYFSHRECDKLPVFVDDEGNGPLTTGTLDRIKTFAAQHPAIPQLWMVIPNKATVYLKPEFSKDFVNGFVEAKLGPDLYAFSREKSAQIQDFYFSNDTHLSMHGQIALGEHMLAVVREVLPVPQAKAP encoded by the coding sequence ATGACGCTCGCAAAAGTCTGGCTCCGCATCTTCGTCACCGGCTATGTGGCCGTGTTCGCGATGTGGCTCGTCTCGCTGACCACGCTGCCGCCCTATGGCGACCTGACCCGCATCGGCCATCTGGCCGAAGAGGATTTCGGCTGGACCAAGCCGGCGCCGACGGTCGATCCGGCCTATCTCAAGGCGGCGCCGGTCGACCAGGCCGACATCCTGGTCATCGGCGACAGCTTCTCGATGACCCTCTACTGGCAGGCCTCGCTGGTGAAGGCGGGCTACCGCGTCGCCACCACCTACTGGGGCCAATACGGCACGGTGATGTGCAAGGATTTCGACCAGTGGCTCCAGCGCGCGGGCTTCAAGGGCAAGCTGATCATCTTCGAAAGCGTGGAGCGCCTGCTCGATGAGCGCACCGTGAGCGGCCAGGCCTGCGACAAGGTCGTCAAGCCCTTCGAGTCGAGGCTCGAGCCCTTCGTCAAGCCCGCCGCGCTTCCCGGCCCCGATGCCCTGCCCAACTGGACCGCGCGGTTCGATACCGGCCCGGAGGCCTACTACAACTCGTGGCGCGCGAAGAAGTCGAGCGTCGACCTCCTGTTCAACAAGAACACCTGGGTTCGGTCCTTCCCGGGAGGTTGCAAGTACTTCTCCCACCGCGAGTGCGACAAGCTGCCGGTCTTCGTCGACGACGAAGGCAATGGCCCGCTGACCACGGGCACCCTCGACCGCATCAAGACCTTTGCCGCGCAACATCCAGCCATCCCGCAGCTGTGGATGGTGATCCCCAACAAGGCCACCGTCTACCTCAAGCCCGAGTTCTCGAAAGACTTCGTGAACGGCTTTGTCGAGGCGAAGCTCGGGCCCGACCTCTACGCCTTCTCTCGCGAGAAGAGCGCGCAGATCCAGGACTTCTATTTCTCGAACGACACCCACCTGTCCATGCATGGACAAATAGCGCTGGGCGAACACATGCTGGCCGTCGTGCGTGAAGTGCTGCCTGTCCCACAGGCGAAGGCACCGTGA
- a CDS encoding MBOAT family O-acyltransferase, whose product MLFNSHAFLFVYFPIVLLGFFLIGKRNARAAAGFLALASLFFYGWWSVKAMPLLIGSICINYWFGLRLTPGPGREDAQRKRLLIVALVVNLGVLAVFKYANFFVSNVNEGLAAAGFSPISMLHIALPIGISFYTFTQIAFLVDCWQGKVHERSFIHYALFVTYFPHLIAGPVLHHAQMMPQFANPGTYKADPHKVAVGLAIFSFGLAKKLLIADPMGQYSDLMFNGAHNGMAPTLYTAWFGVLAYTLQIYFDFSGYSDMAVGLSMCLGVQLPLNFRSPYKSTNIIEFWRRWHISLSTFLRDYLYVPLGGNRKGPARRYLNLFLTMLLGGLWHGAAWTFVIWGALHGAYLMVNHLWNAKVRRNIPAGPVARVFGWLLTFLCVMIAWVVFRADGMHTAVAVYKGMLGLHGAPPTAFSEMGLVPYRKSEFFRTLLIGLLICVAFPPTISLERWVPHPQAVAGNRVLALGSTVLIATGSFLMFAWAVSKLGGYSPFLYFQF is encoded by the coding sequence ATGCTTTTCAATTCGCACGCGTTTCTCTTCGTCTATTTCCCGATCGTCCTGCTCGGCTTCTTCCTGATCGGCAAACGCAACGCACGCGCTGCCGCCGGCTTCCTGGCCCTCGCCTCGCTGTTCTTCTACGGCTGGTGGAGCGTCAAGGCGATGCCGCTGCTGATCGGCTCGATCTGCATCAACTATTGGTTCGGGCTGCGGCTCACGCCCGGGCCGGGACGCGAGGACGCCCAGCGCAAGCGTTTGCTGATCGTCGCCCTGGTGGTCAACCTCGGCGTGCTGGCGGTCTTCAAGTACGCGAACTTCTTCGTCTCGAACGTCAACGAGGGCCTGGCGGCCGCGGGCTTCTCGCCCATCTCGATGCTGCACATTGCGCTGCCGATCGGGATCTCGTTCTACACCTTCACGCAGATCGCCTTCCTGGTCGATTGCTGGCAGGGCAAGGTGCACGAGCGCAGCTTCATCCACTACGCCCTGTTCGTCACCTACTTCCCGCACCTGATCGCGGGCCCGGTGCTGCACCACGCGCAGATGATGCCGCAGTTCGCCAACCCGGGGACCTACAAGGCCGACCCGCACAAGGTGGCCGTGGGTTTGGCGATCTTCAGTTTCGGCCTGGCCAAGAAGCTGCTCATCGCCGACCCGATGGGCCAGTACTCCGACCTGATGTTCAACGGCGCCCACAACGGCATGGCCCCCACGCTCTACACGGCGTGGTTCGGCGTGCTCGCCTATACGCTGCAGATCTACTTCGACTTCTCGGGCTATTCGGACATGGCGGTCGGCCTCTCGATGTGCCTGGGCGTGCAGTTGCCGCTCAACTTCCGCTCGCCCTACAAGTCGACCAACATCATCGAGTTCTGGCGCCGCTGGCACATCTCGCTGTCGACCTTCCTGCGCGACTACCTGTACGTGCCGCTGGGCGGCAACCGCAAGGGGCCGGCGCGGCGCTACCTGAACCTGTTCCTTACCATGCTGCTGGGCGGGCTCTGGCACGGCGCGGCCTGGACCTTCGTGATCTGGGGCGCGCTGCACGGCGCCTACCTGATGGTCAACCACCTCTGGAACGCCAAGGTGCGGCGCAACATTCCGGCGGGGCCCGTCGCCCGCGTGTTCGGCTGGCTGCTCACCTTCCTGTGCGTGATGATCGCGTGGGTGGTTTTCCGCGCCGACGGCATGCACACGGCGGTGGCCGTCTACAAGGGCATGCTGGGCCTGCACGGGGCGCCGCCCACCGCCTTCAGCGAGATGGGCCTGGTGCCCTACCGCAAGTCCGAGTTCTTCAGGACCCTGCTGATCGGCCTGCTCATCTGCGTGGCCTTCCCGCCCACCATCTCGCTCGAGCGCTGGGTGCCTCATCCACAGGCCGTGGCGGGCAACCGGGTGCTGGCCCTGGGCTCGACGGTGCTGATCGCGACCGGCAGCTTCCTGATGTTCGCCTGGGCGGTGTCGAAGCTGGGTGGCTACAGCCCCTTCCTGTACTTCCAATTCTGA
- the coaE gene encoding dephospho-CoA kinase (Dephospho-CoA kinase (CoaE) performs the final step in coenzyme A biosynthesis.), giving the protein MDSLRLSPGRSDALSLRIGLTGGIGSGKSTVASILVADGATLIDTDAIARAITQPQGAAMPAIEAAFGSSFVAADGSMDRSRMRELVFADPAAKERLTAILHPAIGAECEAQAAAAGPGLIVFDVPLLVESGRWRALVDRVLVVDATEETQLQRVIARSGWTPEAVRAVIAQQAPRSARRAAADAVIFNEALSLEELALEVRALPWHRAAQR; this is encoded by the coding sequence ATGGATTCCCTTCGCCTTTCCCCTGGGCGCTCTGACGCCCTGAGCCTGCGCATCGGCCTGACCGGCGGCATCGGCAGCGGCAAAAGCACGGTCGCGTCCATCCTGGTCGCCGACGGCGCGACGCTGATCGACACCGACGCCATTGCACGCGCCATCACCCAGCCGCAAGGCGCCGCGATGCCGGCGATCGAAGCCGCCTTCGGGTCCTCCTTCGTCGCCGCCGACGGCAGCATGGACCGCTCCCGCATGCGGGAGCTGGTGTTTGCGGACCCGGCAGCGAAAGAGCGGCTCACGGCCATTCTTCATCCTGCGATCGGCGCGGAGTGCGAAGCACAGGCGGCCGCCGCCGGGCCGGGGCTGATCGTCTTCGACGTGCCCCTGCTGGTCGAATCCGGGCGCTGGCGTGCCCTGGTCGACCGCGTGCTGGTGGTCGACGCCACCGAAGAGACCCAGTTGCAGCGCGTGATCGCGCGCTCGGGCTGGACCCCCGAAGCCGTGCGGGCCGTGATCGCGCAGCAGGCGCCGCGCAGTGCGCGGCGGGCGGCCGCCGACGCGGTGATCTTCAACGAAGCCTTGTCGCTCGAGGAACTCGCGCTGGAAGTCCGCGCTCTGCCCTGGCATCGCGCTGCCCAGCGATAA